One window of Saccharomyces kudriavzevii IFO 1802 strain IFO1802 genome assembly, chromosome: 10 genomic DNA carries:
- the MBB1 gene encoding Mbb1p (similar to Saccharomyces cerevisiae MBB1 (YJL199C)), with product MKGSEIWIGELRDYKYALRLDREEYPAVIVYEFDSNSTRHYLFIIEYSDARPNWQLITRDAALAAYDLLNRGGEFTTLNFPGTTIRRSVDELSRLH from the coding sequence ATGAAGGGTTCCGAAATCTGGATTGGTGAACTTAGAGACTACAAATACGCGTTGCGCCTTGATAGAGAAGAATACCCAGCAGTTATTGTCTACGAATTTGACTCCAACTCCACTAGGCACtatcttttcattataGAATACAGCGACGCGCGGCCTAACTGGCAACTCATCACGCGCGATGCCGCCTTGGCGGCTTACGATTTGCTCAACAGAGGCGGCGAGTTTACAACACTCAATTTCCCTGGCACTACTATCCGCCGTTCAGTTGACGAGCTGTCGCGCCTTCACTAG
- the PHO90 gene encoding SPX domain-containing inorganic phosphate transporter (similar to Saccharomyces cerevisiae PHO87 (YCR037C) and PHO90 (YJL198W); ancestral locus Anc_1.136) has translation MRFSHFLKYNAVPEWQNHYMDYSDLKNLIYTLQTDELQAGDNEEASGAGKSSTLTGRFKNKFSFKNAKEDASSGANKDAGIVEETIELRELPSVQTTAAKPSPFRRMKERIFYKRRSSSASSISSTTHENHPQFNAHDSFVSDLTAEKLKVDDFYKRTEAKFYIKFDALVKDLKKIGVIEYDIDDDTLFNEPLANANDEVPPLDLDDDEDDDEFYDDQSNIEDNTALLHHSQYNIKSQKKSLLKKSIVNLYIDLCQLKSFIELNRIGFAKITKKSDKVLHLNTRVELIESEQFFKDTYVFQAETVAALNSKISQLVTFYARITDQSHNIAHSKQELKSYLHDHIVWERSNTWKDMLGLLSQADELTPKETEYNASKLVGKLDLEYYRRPLPKPINLRFTTINNFAIPKLFFGKKAYKIYFIILVTGLLLGIKTFNDAAQHRCMALVECVAFLWASEAIPLHITALLVPLLVVLFKVLKTSDGAIMGAANASSEILAAMWSSTIMILLAGFTLGEVLAQYNIAKVLASWLLAFAGCKPRNVLLMAMCVVFFLSMWISNVAAPVLTYSLLSPLLDTMDADSPFAQALVLGVALAANIGGMSSPISSPQNIISMSYLKTYGIGWGQFFAVALPSGILAMLLVWVLLFTTFKMNRTKLEKFRPIKTKFTIKQYYIIIVTVATILLWCLETQIEDAFGSSGQIAIIPIVLFFGTGLLSTQDLNAFPWSIVILAMGGIALGKAVSSSGLLSTIARALQKKIQNDGVFAILCIFGILMLVVGTFVSHTVSAIIIIPLVQEVGDKLTNPKAAPILVFGCALLSSCGMGLASSGFPNVTAISKVDRKGDRYLSVMTFLTRGVPASILAFLCVITLGYGIMASVVKGNATSA, from the coding sequence ATGAGGTTTTCACACTTCTTGAAGTACAACGCTGTTCCAGAATGGCAGAACCATTATATGGACTACAGCGACCTGAAAAATCTTATCTACACGCTACAGACAGATGAGCTTCAGGCCGGTGATAATGAAGAGGCATCTGGCGCAGGGAAGAGCTCTACCCTCACAGGCAGGTTCAAGAACAAGTTTTCGTTCAAAAATGCAAAGGAAGATGCGTCCTCCGGTGCAAACAAGGATGCGGGCATCGTTGAGGAAACCATCGAGTTGCGGGAACTGCCCAGTGTCCAAACAACTGCTGCGAAGCCTTCGCCCTTTAGGAGAATGAAGGAGAGaatattttacaaaagaaGGTCCTCTTCCGCGTCGTCTATCTCTTCTACGACCCACGAAAATCACCCGCAGTTCAACGCCCACGACAGCTTCGTTAGCGATTTGACGGCGGAAAAACTGAAGGTAGATGACTTCTATAAGAGGACAGAAGCGAAGTTCTACATCAAATTCGATGCCTTGGTTaaggatttgaagaaaatcggCGTGATAGAATACGACATCGACGATGACACTCTTTTCAACGAACCGCTCGCCAACGCCAATGACGAAGTTCCTCCCCTGGACCtggatgacgatgaagatgacgatgagTTCTACGACGACCAATCGAACATCGAGGACAACACGGCATTGCTGCACCACTCGCAATACAATATCAAGTCTCAGAAAAAATCGCTGTTGAAAAAGTCGATCGTGAACCTCTACATCGATCTTTGCCAATTGAAGTCCTTCATCGAGCTGAACCGCATTGGGTTTGCCAAGATCACCAAGAAATCGGACAAAGTGCTGCATCTGAACACAAGAGTGGAACTGATCGAATCGGAacagtttttcaaagacaCTTACGTGTTCCAGGCAGAGACTGTTGCAGCATTAAACTCCAAGATATCCCAGCTAGTGACTTTCTATGCGCGCATCACTGACCAATCCCATAATATCGCGCACAGCAAGCAAGAATTGAAGTCCTATTTGCACGATCACATTGTCTGGGAAAGAAGTAACACTTGGAAGGACATGTTGGGGCTGCTATCTCAAGCGGACGAGTTGACGCCAAAGGAAACAGAGTACAACGCAAGTAAATTGGTGGGCAAGCTGGATTTGGAATATTATAGGCGGCCACTCCCCAAACCGATAAACTTGAGATTCACTACCATAAACAACTTTGCGATACCAAAACTATTCTTCGGCAAGAAAGCGTACAAGATATACTTCATCATCCTGGTGACGGGACTCCTCTTGGGTATAAAGACTTTCAATGACGCTGCTCAACACCGTTGCATGGCCCTTGTAGAGTGTGTCGCCTTTCTGTGGGCTAGTGAAGCCATCCCATTGCACATCACTGCACTTCTTGTTCCCCTCCTAGTggttcttttcaaagtccTGAAAACTTCCGACGGCGCTATAATGGGTGCTGCAAACGCATCATCGGAAATTCTGGCCGCCATGTGGTCTTCTACGATCATGATTCTGCTGGCGGGTTTTACCCTGGGTGAAGTTCTTGCACAATACAATATCGCCAAAGTTCTTGCCTCGTGGTTGTTGGCGTTTGCGGGTTGCAAACCTAGAAACGTTCTTTTGATGGCAATGTGCGTTGTATTCTTTCTATCAATGTGGATCTCCAACGTCGCGGCACCGGTTCTTACATACTCGCTGTTATCGCCCCTCTTGGATACTATGGATGCGGATAGCCCATTCGCTCAAGCATTGGTACTAGGGGTAGCACTGGCTGCAAATATTGGCGGTATGTCTTCACCTATTTCATCACCACAAAACATCATTTCCATGtcatatttgaaaacttaCGGTATTGGTTGGGGTCAGTTCTTCGCTGTTGCGCTGCCATCTGGTATCCTAGCCATGCTTTTGGTTTGGGTTTTGCTGTTTACcactttcaaaatgaatAGAACCAAGTTGGAAAAGTTTAGGCCTATAAAGACAAAGTTTACCATTAAGCAGTactatattattattgttactgTGGCGACCATCTTGCTATGGTGTTTGGAAACCCAAATTGAAGACGCCTTTGGATCATCTGGTCAAATTGCCATCATCCCGAtcgttttattttttggtacTGGACTGCTATCAACACAAGATTTGAATGCGTTCCCATGGTCAATTGTCATTTTGGCAATGGGAGGCATCGCCTTGGGGAAAGCCGTTTCATCATCGGGTTTGCTATCAACTATTGCGAGAGCAttacagaagaaaattcagaATGATGGTGTTTTTGCCATTTTATGTATTTTCGGTATCTTGATGTTGGTCGTGGGTACTTTCGTTTCACACACAGTATCTgctatcatcatcattccCCTGGTACAGGAAGTTGGTGATAAGCTCACCAATCCCAAAGCAGCCCCTATCCTTGTTTTTGGCTGTGCGCTATTGTCATCTTGTGGTATGGGATTGGCGTCTTCGGGGTTCCCCAATGTTACTGCCATTTCTAAAGTGGATAGGAAGGGTGATCGATACTTAAGTGTCATGACTTTCTTGACAAGGGGTGTCCCGGCCTCCATTTTGGCCTTCCTATGTGTTATTACACTTGGATATGGTATCATGGCATCTGTCGTCAAGGGTAATGCTACCTCGGCATAG
- the UBP12 gene encoding putative ubiquitin-specific protease UBP12 (similar to Saccharomyces cerevisiae UBP12 (YJL197W); ancestral locus Anc_1.137), with translation MGSSNFSSRKNSLVYNENPVVPDGTTPCDRLGVDLMNVLADKDEIKQETNPVSDREIEATESDASAGSSFASANELLGEQSTKNETNVETSIDDGSLTLKQQREIVARLIEANSKAQREGDKICIVPKSWYDKFLDSDVTDPQDIGPINTRMICRDFENFVLEDYNTCPYLSVSEPVFEFLAGIYGMSSGSYPVVTNLVMNQVTGELETEYNKWFFRLHYLTDKQDVRKRRHNEDDSVLYFAMSALNLVHDLVEKSMDLFFERADHLDINAVDFKIWFVSQGSDGSEDNNASNVLNASYEITPLQFLELPIKKLLVPDVLENRLDKITSNPSDLVIEVKPIKGNCHWASNYFAYNKLEPGSGTTGLVNLGNTCYMNSALQCLVHIPQLRDYFLYNGYESEINEENPLGYHGYVARAFSDLVQKLFHNKLSSMQRNAAFPPSMFKSTVGHFNSMFSGYMQQDSQEFLAFLLDSLHEDLNRIIKKAYIEKPSLSPDDDVNDWNVVKKLADDTWEMHLKRNCSVITDLFVGLYKSTLYCPECKNVSITFDPYNDVTLPLPVDTVWSKTVKIFPMNSPPLLLEVELSKSSTYMDLKNYVGKTSGLDPNTLFGCEIFSNQIYLNYEATESNAQFLTLQELIKPADDVIFYELPVTDNNEIIVAVVNTRKEKGYRNAMLFGVPFFITLSKEERSNPGAVRMKLQKRFVHLSGGFIPFPTPVGDQVNHVCSFPLLAEKYPNIKLQEYKDILQYMSNTATERSGTFFSVKILPVEKEQQFVSNNQTGPNFWTPVSQLNYNKATDIIDKLDDIVRDMYNYPSLVESAEAIHMQVDGESEVEPNGAENSFKPFQPKDGEENRNIETNIENGNINTDQDEDMELTDDIAEDASTEPDTADSIKSEGLDKNENGLSSISHEILSIDDILVCEWEESGSNEAFSNDKIFNWENPAPLPNIELENAKLERSNAKERIITLDDCLQLFSKPEILGLNDSWYCPTCKEHRQATKQIQLWNTPDILLVHLKRFESQRSFSDKIDATVNFPVTALDLSKHVVHKDDPRGSIYDLYAVDNHYGGLGGGHYTAYVKNFADSKWYYFDDSRVTETVPENSISGSAYLLFYIRRAKDGNELGSHELQEIIRKSREAYDQRIKKIYDEQMKLYETNKTDDEDDISDDMIECNEETLAPEYSNRSLEVGNVVTHDCDDEGDNDDGERTNSGRRKLRLLKKVYKNSELSSSSASEVSEGALESEMTDLNYRNGVTLESPE, from the coding sequence ATGGGCTCCTCAAACTTTTCCAGTCGTAAAAATTCTCTGGTTTATAACGAAAACCCGGTAGTTCCCGATGGCACAACACCGTGTGATCGGTTGGGAGTGGATTTGATGAACGTTCTGGCGGACAAGGATGaaataaaacaagaaaCGAATCCAGTTTCTGACCGTGAAATTGAGGCCACTGAGTCGGATGCTTCTGCAGGTTCTTCATTTGCTAGCGCTAATGAATTGCTTGGTGAACAGAGCACCAAAAACGAAACTAATGTTGAGACTAGTATCGATGATGGAAGCCTTACGTTAAAGCAACAAAGGGAGATAGTTGCCCGACTGATAGAAGCAAATAGTAAAGCACAAAGAGAAGGTGATAAAATCTGCATTGTTCCGAAGTCATGGTACGATAAATTCCTAGATTCCGATGTTACCGACCCTCAAGATATAGGTCCCATTAATACACGCATGATTTGCAGGGATTTTGAGAACTTTGTGCTTGAGGATTACAATACATGTCCGTATTTATCTGTTTCTGAGCCTGTTTTCGAGTTTTTAGCTGGAATTTACGGAATGTCAAGCGGCTCTTATCCGGTAGTTACTAATTTGGTTATGAATCAGGTCACGGGGGAGCTAGAGACAGAATACAATAAGTGGTTTTTCAGATTGCATTACTTGACAGACAAGCAAGATGTGAGGAAGAGGAGGCACAACGAAGATGATTCCGTCCTATACTTTGCAATGTCTGCACTGAATTTAGTACACGACCTAGTTGAAAAAAGTAtggatttattttttgagaGAGCGGATCATCTGGACATAAATGCTGtagatttcaaaatttggttTGTGTCGCAGGGATCTGACGGTTCAGAAGATAATAACGCTAGTAACGTTTTGAATGCTTCATACGAAATAACTCCTCTGCAGTTTCTGGAACTACCGATCAAAAAACTGCTAGTACCAGATGTGTTGGAAAATCGCTTGGATAAGATAACTTCAAATCCAAGTGACCTAGTTATAGAAGTTAAACCCATAAAAGGCAACTGCCATTGGGCTTCAAATTACTTTGCTTATAACAAACTCGAGCCAGGTTCAGGAACTACTGGCTTAGTCAATCTGGGAAATACATGTTATATGAATTCTGCCCTGCAATGTCTTGTACATATTCCACAGTTGCGTGATTACTTCCTTTACAATGGTTATGAAAGTGAGATCAACGAAGAAAATCCTCTTGGGTATCATGGTTACGTGGCTAGGGCATTCAGTGATTTGGTTCAAAAGTTATTTCATAATAAGCTGAGCTCAATGCAAAGAAATGCAGCCTTTCCTCCGTCGATGTTCAAATCTACCGTTGGCCACTTCAATTCTATGTTTTCCGGTTATATGCAACAGGATTCTCAAGAATTTTTAGCTTTTCTGTTGGACAGTCTGCATGAAGATTTGAACAGAATCATAAAAAAGGCATACATAGAAAAGCCATCGTTATCTCCTGATGATGATGTGAATGACTGGAATGTAGTCAAGAAGCTTGCAGACGATACCTGGGAGATGCatttaaaaagaaattgttcGGTCATAACAGATTTATTCGTCGGGTTGTATAAATCAACGCTATACTGTCCCGAATGTAAAAACGTTTCGATAACATTTGACCCTTATAATGACGTTACACTGCCACTTCCAGTAGATACAGTATGGAGTAAAACTGTAAAAATCTTCCCCATGAATTCTCCGCCTCTTCTTCTCGAAGTTGAGTTAAGCAAATCTTCCACTTATATGGACTTGAAAAACTATGTCGGTAAAACATCGGGGCTAGATCCAAATACATTATTTGGTTGTGAGATTTTCAGTAACCAGATCTATCTTAATTATGAAGCAACGGAATCCAATGCTCAATTTTTAACCTTGCAAGAATTAATCAAACCCGCTGATGATGTAATTTTTTATGAGTTACCTGTGACAGATAACAACGAGATAATTGTTGCCGTAGTGAATactagaaaagaaaaaggttACAGAAATGCGATGTTATTTGGAGTTCCCTTCTTTATTACCCTatcaaaggaagaaagaagtaACCCAGGAGCAGTAAGAATGAAATTGCAGAAACGATTTGTTCATTTAAGTGGTGGGTTTATTCCATTTCCGACTCCTGTGGGGGATCAGGTTAATCATGTATGCAGTTTTCCACTATTGGCAGAAAAATATCCAAATATTAAACTTCAAGAATATAAGGACATACTGCAGTACATGTCCAATACGGCGACTGAAAGGAGTGGAACGTTCTTCTCCGTCAAAATTCTGCCAGTGGAGAAAGAACAGCAATTTGTTAGTAACAACCAAACAGGACCAAACTTTTGGACCCCAGTCTCTCAGTTAAATTATAACAAAGCCACAGATATAATTGATAAACTTGATGATATAGTTAGGGATATGTACAACTATCCATCCTTAGTGGAATCTGCTGAAGCAATACATATGCAGGTGGATGGTGAAAGTGAAGTTGAACCTAATGGAGCAGAAAATTCCTTTAAACCCTTCCAACCAAAAgatggagaagaaaaccGAAACATAGAAACAAACATTGAGAATGGAAATATAAATACTGAtcaagatgaagatatggAATTAACCGACGACATTGCAGAAGATGCAAGTACAGAGCCTGATACAGCGGATAGCATCAAATCAGAAGGATTAGataaaaacgaaaatgGTCTGAGCTCCATCTCGCATGAAATTCTTTCTATTGATGATATACTTGTTTGTGAATGGGAAGAATCGGGCTCGAATGAAGCTTTTTCTAATGACAAGATATTTAATTGGGAGAATCCAGCTCCTTTGCCTAATATCGAGTTAGAAAACGCCAAACTGGAAAGATCCAATGCTAAGGAAAGAATTATAACTTTAGACGACTGTCTTCAACTCTTCTCTAAGCCAGAAATACTAGGATTGAACGATTCATGGTACTGTCCTACGTGCAAGGAACACCGCCAGGCTACGAAACAAATACAACTTTGGAATACGCCGGATATTTTATTAGTACACCtgaaaagatttgaaagtcaaagatccTTCAGTGACAAGATTGACGCTACCGTGAATTTCCCTGTTACAGCTTTGGACCTGTCGAAGCACGTTGTCCATAAAGACGATCCTAGAGGTTCGATCTATGATTTATATGCGGTAGATAATCATTACGGTGGTTTAGGTGGTGGACACTATACAGCGTACGTGAAGAATTTTGCGGACAGCAAGTGGTATTACTTTGACGATTCACGAGTAACTGAAACGGTACCGGAAAATAGCATTTCCGGATCAGCATATTTACTGTTTTACATTCGCCGTGCCAAAGACGGGAATGAATTAGGCAGCCATGAATTGCAAGAAATAATCAGGAAGTCACGTGAAGCATACGATCAACgtatcaagaaaatatatgATGAGCAAATGAAGTTGTATGAAACCAATAAGACggatgatgaggatgacATTTCTGATGATATGATAGAATGTAATGAAGAAACGCTAGCCCCTGAGTATAGCAATCGCAGCTTAGAGGTTGGAAATGTTGTGACGCACGATTGCGATGATGAAGGCGATAATGATGACGGTGAGAGGACTAATTCTGGGAGGAGAAAACTGAGactgttgaaaaaagtCTACAAGAATTCAGAACTGAGTTCATCGAGTGCATCTGAAGTATCTGAGGGAGCCCTAGAAAGTGAGATGACTGACTTAAACTACAGAAATGGCGTGACTCTTGAGTCTCCAGAATGA
- the ELO1 gene encoding fatty acid elongase ELO1 (similar to Saccharomyces cerevisiae FEN1 (YCR034W) and ELO1 (YJL196C); ancestral locus Anc_1.140) — protein sequence MVSDLKKVCLEKASSFRPTIDRPFFNIYLWDYFNRAVDWATGGSFQPENFEFAVGKQPLSEPRPVLLFIAAYYVVIFGGRSLLKSYKPLKLTFISQIHNLMLTSVSFLWLVLMLEQMVPIVYRHGLYFAICNVRSWTQPMETLYYFNYMTKFVEFADTVLMVLKHRRLTFLHTYHHGATALLCYNQLVGYTAVTWVPVTLNLAVHVLMYWYYFLSASGIRVWWKAWVTRLQIVQFMLDLVVIYFVLYQKIVAAYFRNTSLPYCGDCLGSMTAISAGAAILTSYLFLFISFYIEVYKGSGVSGKKKINKMN from the coding sequence ATGGTGagtgatttgaaaaaagtttgCCTCGAGAAAGCTTCTAGCTTCCGTCCAACAATAGATAGACCATTTTTTAACATCTATCTGTGGGACTATTTCAACCGTGCGGTTGACTGGGCCACTGGAGGCAGCTTCCAACCTGAAAATTTCGAATTTGCCGTTGGAAAGCAACCTTTAAGTGAGCCCCGTCCCGTACTTCTCTTCATTGCGGCGTACTACGTGGTTATCTTCGGTGGGAGGTCTCTATTAAAATCATACAAGCCTCTCAAGCTGACATTCATTTCTCAGATTCACAATTTGATGCTGACTTctgtttcctttttgtgGTTGGTGTTGATGTTGGAGCAGATGGTGCCCATAGTGTACCGGCACGGGTTGTACTTCGCGATTTGTAATGTTAGATCTTGGACCCAGCCAATGGAAACGTTGTATTATTTTAATTACATGACCAAGTTTGTAGAGTTCGCAGACACTGTTCTGATGGTTTTGAAGCACAGGAGATTGACTTTTCTACATACGTATCATCACGGTGCTACGGCTTTACTGTGTTACAACCAATTGGTCGGCTATACAGCGGTTACATGGGTCCCTGTCACTTTAAACCTGGCCGTTCACGTTCTTATGTATTGGTACTATTTCCTTTCCGCCAGCGGAATACGTGTATGGTGGAAGGCCTGGGTGACAAGATTGCAAATTGTGCAGTTCATGCTGGACTTGGTTGTCATTTACTTCGTACTTTACCAAAAGATTGTTGCTGCTTATTTCAGGAACACTAGTCTGCCCTACTGCGGGGATTGCCTGGGTTCCATGACTGCTATCTCTGCCGGTGCAGCCATTCTAACATCTTATCTGTTTTTGTTCATCTCCTTCTACATTGAAGTTTACAAAGGTAGTGGTGTTAGCggtaagaagaaaatcaacaaaatgaactaa
- the CDC6 gene encoding AAA family ATPase CDC6 (similar to Saccharomyces cerevisiae CDC6 (YJL194W); ancestral locus Anc_1.142) — translation MSAIPITPTKRIRRNLFSDAPATPPRPLKRKKLQFADVTPASSPEKLQFGPQSIYLRTKALLQKSSELVTLNSTDGALPARTIEHEQIMDFLAKSISEHKSDSLYITGPPGTGKTAQLDMIIKQKFQPLALSLSMARLSHPQRHTNPHLQNLSWFELPDGRLESVAVTSINCISLSEPSSIFQKIFDSFQELNAPTVQIKSMQHLQRFLEIYHKKTTFVVVLDEMDRLLHANTNETQSVKTILELFLLAKLPTVSFVLVGMANSLDMKDRFLSRLNLNRDLLPRTIVFQPYTAEQMYEIILQKLGSLPTIIFQPMAIKFAAKKCAGNTGDLRKLFDVLRGSVEVYELESRMLLSPTNKSMAHAAKVPLTPTNSPVKQPSPQPQRKVGLNHIAKVFTKFMNNNSTRTRITKLNIQQKLILCTIIQSLKLNSDATIDESFDHYVKAITKTDTLAPLQRNEFLEICTILETCGLVSIKKTKCKGKTKRLVDKINVDLDMREFYDEMTKISILKPFLH, via the coding sequence ATGTCAGCTATACCCATAACTCCAACTAAGCGTATCCGCAGAAATCTATTTAGCGATGCCCCAGCAACACCTCCACGgcctttgaaaagaaagaagttgCAGTTCGCGGACGTCACGCCAGCATCGTCTCCAGAAAAGCTACAGTTTGGTCCGCAGTCGATATACCTAAGGACTAAGGCACTTTTGCAGAAGTCATCTGAGTTGGTCACCTTGAATAGTACCGACGGTGCATTGCCAGCTAGGACCATAGAACACGAACAGATTATGGATTTTCTGGCGAAATCCATCTCTGAACACAAGTCCGATTCACTGTACATCACGGGCCCGCCAGGCACTGGCAAGACTGCCCAACTGGATATGATTATCAAGCAGAAGTTCCAGCCACTGGCActttcattatcaatgGCAAGATTGAGCCATCCGCAGAGACATACGAACCCGCACCTGCAGAACCTGTCTTGGTTTGAACTGCCTGATGGTAGGCTAGAATCCGTGGCGGTAACCAGCATCAACTGTATATCTTTAAGTGAGCCgtcttccatttttcagaaaattttcgaTTCTTTCCAAGAGTTGAATGCCCCCACTGtacaaataaaaagcatGCAGCATTTACAAAGGTTTCTGGAAATTTATCACAAGAAGACCACATTCGTGGTCGTGTTGGATGAAATGGATAGGCTATTGCATGCCAACACAAATGAGACTCAGTCGGTTAAAACCATTCTCGAgctgtttcttttggcGAAATTGCCCACCGTGAGCTTTGTGCTGGTAGGTATGGCCAATAGTTTGGATATGAAAGACAGGTTTCTTTCCAGGCTAAATCTGAATAGGGATTTGCTGCCACGAACTATAGTTTTCCAGCCATACACCGCCGAGCAAATGTATGAAAtcattttacaaaaattagGCAGCCTACCGACTATTATATTCCAGCCAATGGCCATCAAGTTTGCGGCAAAGAAATGCGCCGGTAACACAGGTGACTTGAGAAAGCTTTTTGATGTCTTGAGAGGAAGTGTTGAGGTTTACGAGTTGGAAAGCCGGATGCTGCTTTCACCGACGAACAAGTCCATGGCACATGCTGCGAAAGTGCCCTTGACACCAACGAATTCGCCGGTAAAACAACCATCGCCTCAGCCACAAAGAAAGGTAGGCTTGAACCATATAGCCAAAGTATTCACCAAATTCATGAACAATAACTCCACGAGAACGAGAATAACCAAACTGAATATCCAACAAAAATTAATACTTTGTACCATCATCCAATCTCTAAAGCTAAATTCCGATGCCACAATCGACGAATCCTTTGATCATTACGTTAAAGCTATAACCAAAACAGACACTCTGGCTCCATTGCAAAGGAAcgaatttttggaaatttgcACAATTTTGGAAACTTGTGGGCTGGTCTCAAtcaaaaagacaaaatgCAAGGGGAAAACTAAAAGACTGGTTGATAAGATTAATGTTGATCTCGACATGCGGGAATTCTACGAtgaaatgacaaaaatCTCAATTTTGAAACCTTTTCTCCACTAA
- the SKDI10G0280 gene encoding uncharacterized protein (similar to Saccharomyces cerevisiae YJL193W; ancestral locus Anc_1.143) has protein sequence MFQRLSVSIKHNAHIIFLCLSWYFISSLASQVTKRVLTVCPLPLFLGEFQFIYTAMLAWCSCFIAYSFPSFYRIFPMGTFPEYYSSDREAGRMVRKPSKLGSLIIPPSRPIIQTVLPLGLFQFVGKYFGHTATSLVPVSTVASIKTLSPMFILLLQKLLKISTLKVTLTLIFSLCTLVLGVWIIVQEDNRLPASSTDPSEFSKYGITCAMISMFIFVLQNIYGKAVFTYKSQTNGSPTGSGFSRQESPLPIYEKLDEKLVTENKPKSYDKLTLMIYISLVGFCLSFGWFIVLEFPVLFNYFFQINSSSTVIQAFPVSLFLLNGTFHFIQAMITFHLLGEVSTLTYSIANLMKRFAIIAVSWVFIGRGITWLQVFGLVLNTLGLFLYERCTSQSKTKAKLRPE, from the coding sequence ATGTTCCAACGACTGTCGGTATCCATCAAGCACAATGCACAcatcatatttttatgcTTGAGCTGGTATTTTATTTCCTCATTAGCATCTCAAGTAACTAAGAGGGTTCTGACGGTTTGCCCGCTACCATTGTTTTTGGGTgaatttcaattcatttACACTGCCATGCTAGCATGGTGTTCATGTTTCATTGCGTACAGTTTCCCAAGTTTTTATCGCATATTTCCTATGGGCACTTTTCCGGAATATTATAGCAGTGACAGAGAAGCTGGCCGTATGGTGAGGAAACCATCAAAACTAGGCTCCCTTATTATACCACCTTCCAGACCAATAATACAAACAGTTTTACCCTTAGgtcttttccaatttgttGGTAAATATTTTGGCCATACAGCTACTTCCTTGGTGCCAGTTTCTACTGTTGCCAGTATAAAAACACTATCTCCCATGTTCATCCTTTTGCTTCAAAagcttttgaagatttccACTTTGAAAGTCACCTTAACTCTCATCTTCAGTCTATGCACTTTAGTTCTTGGGGTTTGGATTATTGTTCAAGAGGACAACCGTTTACCGGCCTCTTCTACTGATCCGAGTGAATTCTCTAAGTATGGTATCACATGCGCTATGATATCGATgttcatttttgttctcCAAAATATATACGGCAAGGCCGTATTCACATACAAATCTCAAACAAATGGTTCGCCAACTGGCTCAGGATTCTCTCGCCAAGAATCGCCTTTACCCATATATGAAAAGTTGGATGAAAAACTTGTCACGGAAAACAAACCGAAGTCATATGACAAACTGACTTTGATGATTTATATTTCTCTTGTCGGATTTTGCTTGTCTTTTGGTTGGTTTATCGTGTTAGAATTTCCTGTATTAtttaattatttttttcaaattaacAGTTCATCCACAGTAATTCAAGCTTTTCCGgtatctttatttttactgAACGGAACGTTTCACTTCATCCAAGCGATGATAACTTTCCATTTACTAGGTGAGGTTTCAACTTTAACATATTCAATTGCAAATCTAATGAAACGGTTTGCCATCATTGCGGTTAGTTGGGTTTTCATCGGAAGAGGAATTACCTGGCTGCAAGTTTTCGGTTTGGTTTTAAACACATTGGGACTATTTCTGTATGAAAGATGCACGTCacaatcaaaaacaaaagcaaagtTACGTCCCGAATAA